The following proteins are encoded in a genomic region of Deinococcus misasensis DSM 22328:
- a CDS encoding beta-N-acetylhexosaminidase, with protein sequence MILPLPQHLVSDSAHFTLDAQTSIQTLPSAEQTAQFLAEHLRKSTGFPVPLVKDRQGKTICFGWSAEDLGPEGYHLTVTKDQVVLEASREAGFFHAAIGLLQLFPPEVFSPSVKECDWTIPAVHIEDRPRFAWRGFMLDVSRHFMPVSFIKTVLDLLALHKMNVFHWHLTDDQGWRIEIQKYPQLTEIGAWRKNTLIGHGHDHPKVFDDVPHGGFYTQAEIRELVEYARVRHITIVPEVDLPGHMQAAIAAYPELGNTGQKLEVCNFWGVIEHVLNPSEATLKFLEDVLTEVMDLFPSPYICIGGDECVKKEWRESAFAQQRMQELGLQNEEELQSFMVGRMDTFLHQHGRKLLGWDEILEGGLAPHATVLSWRGEKGGIQAARAGHDVVMVPQEHLYLDHYQSSDRAGEPLAIGGCNTLEKVYQYNPVGWATPEEARFVLGTQANLWTEYVKTPEHAQYMMFPRLCALSEMAWTDPEKQDLADFMIRLKVHLKRLDVLGIQYRPLE encoded by the coding sequence ATGATCCTTCCTTTGCCACAGCATCTTGTTTCGGATTCCGCCCATTTCACTCTGGATGCCCAAACTTCCATTCAAACCCTGCCATCGGCAGAGCAAACCGCCCAGTTTCTGGCAGAACACTTGCGCAAAAGCACCGGATTCCCTGTGCCCCTTGTCAAGGACCGTCAGGGCAAAACCATCTGCTTTGGGTGGTCCGCAGAGGACCTCGGGCCAGAGGGATACCACCTGACCGTGACCAAGGATCAGGTGGTGCTGGAGGCCTCTCGGGAAGCCGGCTTTTTTCATGCCGCCATCGGTTTGCTGCAGCTCTTTCCACCCGAGGTGTTCAGCCCAAGTGTGAAGGAATGCGACTGGACCATCCCTGCCGTGCACATCGAGGACCGCCCGAGGTTTGCATGGCGCGGCTTCATGCTGGATGTGTCCCGACACTTCATGCCTGTATCGTTCATCAAGACCGTGCTGGACTTGCTGGCCCTCCACAAGATGAATGTGTTTCACTGGCACCTGACCGACGATCAGGGCTGGAGAATCGAAATCCAGAAATACCCTCAGCTGACTGAAATTGGGGCATGGCGCAAAAACACCCTGATCGGTCACGGACATGACCATCCAAAAGTGTTTGACGATGTGCCCCACGGCGGATTTTACACGCAGGCAGAAATCCGTGAACTGGTCGAGTACGCCCGGGTCCGTCACATCACCATCGTTCCCGAAGTGGACCTGCCGGGACACATGCAGGCAGCCATTGCTGCCTACCCCGAGCTCGGGAACACCGGTCAAAAGCTGGAGGTGTGCAACTTCTGGGGGGTGATCGAGCACGTCCTGAACCCCAGCGAAGCCACCCTGAAGTTTCTGGAAGACGTGCTGACCGAAGTGATGGACCTTTTCCCCTCTCCGTACATCTGCATTGGTGGGGATGAGTGCGTAAAAAAGGAGTGGCGTGAAAGTGCTTTCGCCCAACAGCGCATGCAGGAACTGGGCCTCCAGAACGAAGAAGAACTCCAGAGTTTCATGGTTGGTCGCATGGACACCTTCTTGCATCAGCATGGACGCAAACTGCTCGGGTGGGATGAAATTCTCGAAGGTGGGCTGGCCCCCCATGCCACCGTGCTGTCGTGGCGCGGTGAAAAAGGCGGCATTCAGGCGGCAAGGGCCGGACACGATGTGGTGATGGTCCCTCAGGAACACCTCTACCTTGACCATTACCAGAGTTCAGACCGTGCAGGTGAACCTCTGGCGATTGGTGGATGCAACACCCTCGAAAAGGTTTACCAGTACAACCCGGTGGGCTGGGCCACCCCAGAGGAAGCCCGCTTCGTGCTGGGCACACAGGCAAACCTCTGGACCGAGTACGTCAAAACCCCAGAGCATGCCCAGTACATGATGTTCCCGAGGCTCTGCGCCCTCAGTGAAATGGCCTGGACGGACCCTGAAAAACAGGATCTGGCAGATTTCATGATCCGCCTGAAAGTCCACTTGAAACGTCTGGACGTGCTGGGCATCCAGTACAGGCCTCTGGAATGA
- a CDS encoding DUF1697 domain-containing protein yields the protein MNRVALLRGINVGGNRKIPMADLRLALQKAGFEQVQTYIQSGNILWQSQAKPEVLARQVQQVVRDRFGFEVEVVVRTAEQWQHTIQSNPFPDQTDHLHVAFLGRAPSEARVQALQEAATGDDLWHLLGEDVYLFYPHGTAEAQLTHKVLEKHLQVSGTVRNWRTVLKVQQLLEQPC from the coding sequence ATGAATCGGGTGGCATTGTTGCGCGGCATAAACGTGGGCGGGAACAGGAAAATCCCCATGGCAGACCTGCGTCTGGCCTTGCAAAAAGCGGGGTTTGAGCAGGTCCAGACCTACATCCAGAGTGGCAACATCCTCTGGCAGTCTCAGGCAAAACCAGAAGTTCTGGCCCGGCAGGTTCAGCAGGTGGTCCGTGACCGTTTTGGTTTTGAGGTCGAGGTGGTGGTCAGGACCGCTGAACAATGGCAGCACACCATCCAGAGCAACCCTTTTCCTGACCAGACCGACCATCTGCATGTGGCATTTCTGGGCCGTGCACCTTCAGAAGCCCGTGTGCAGGCTTTGCAGGAAGCTGCCACCGGCGATGACCTCTGGCATTTGCTCGGGGAAGATGTTTATCTGTTTTATCCGCATGGAACGGCGGAGGCCCAGCTGACCCACAAGGTGCTGGAAAAGCACTTGCAGGTTTCGGGCACGGTGCGCAACTGGCGAACGGTTTTGAAAGTGCAGCAACTGCTGGAACAGCCCTGCTGA
- a CDS encoding xyloglucanase: protein MIQLSRHVRFGLIALGLATLSAGCATQPEPPFKTQPYQWQNVEIVGGGFVPGIIFNSTEKDLIYARTDIGGAYRWDKTTNRWIQLLNWVGAEDWGLSGVDSLATDPVDPNRVYLAAGTYTNDWDPNNGAILRSSDRGQTWQKTDLPFKVGGNMPGRGMGERLAIDPNKNSTLYFGARSGNGLWRSTDYGVTWKKVDSFTHPGNYIPVPGDAYQGDKVGVVWITFDPKSNKAGVGSQRIYVGVADKDQSIYQSTNGGVTWSAVAGQPTGFLPHHGELDSEGNLYITYSDGAGPYDGGKGDVWTYNPTKNEWTNISPVPSSNKDLYFGYGGLALDRQKPGTLMVAALNSWWPDTVLFRSTDYGKTWSRIWDWGDYPNLNTRFNMDSSGAPWLNFGRETPNLPEPLVKVGWMVNDLEIDPFDSNRMMYGTGATLFGTNNLTNWDKNEKIDLKVMVQGIEETAVLDLVSPPTGAHLHSALGDIAGFRHDDLGKVPQKMAAQPVGGSQTSLDFAAQKPELMVRVGNGGSPEKSFAYSTDGGLSWTIGKTGPAGTTGGGSVALSAQGNTVLWAPSGNNPRVSYSTDKGDSWTPSKGLPEGATRIVSDRVNDKTFYAVVDNGLYVSTDGGVTFSLKAQNGLPADLKATDLQTVPDKQGDLWVAAGKDGLYHSLDAGKTFQKLNGIDLANVIGFGKAAPNQSQMSIYLTGKIKGQQGFFRSDDGGKNWVRINDDLHQFGSTNTTITGDPRVYGRVYIGTNGYGIVYGDIK, encoded by the coding sequence ATGATTCAACTGTCCCGTCATGTTCGCTTTGGCCTGATTGCTCTGGGGCTGGCCACCCTCAGTGCAGGCTGCGCCACCCAGCCCGAGCCTCCCTTCAAAACCCAGCCTTACCAGTGGCAGAACGTGGAAATCGTGGGCGGAGGGTTTGTTCCCGGCATCATTTTTAACTCCACAGAAAAAGACCTGATTTACGCCAGAACCGACATTGGCGGAGCCTACCGCTGGGACAAAACCACAAACCGCTGGATTCAACTCCTCAACTGGGTTGGCGCAGAAGATTGGGGCCTCTCTGGCGTGGACAGCCTTGCCACCGATCCTGTCGATCCCAACCGGGTGTATCTGGCAGCCGGTACCTACACCAACGACTGGGACCCCAACAACGGAGCGATCCTGAGGTCCAGCGACCGTGGGCAGACTTGGCAGAAAACCGACCTGCCGTTCAAAGTGGGGGGGAACATGCCAGGTCGTGGGATGGGTGAACGGCTGGCGATTGACCCGAACAAGAACAGCACCCTGTACTTCGGGGCCAGAAGTGGAAACGGACTCTGGAGGAGCACGGATTACGGCGTGACTTGGAAGAAAGTGGACAGCTTTACCCACCCCGGAAATTACATCCCTGTGCCCGGAGACGCCTATCAGGGAGACAAAGTGGGCGTGGTCTGGATCACCTTCGATCCCAAGAGCAACAAGGCAGGAGTGGGCAGCCAGAGGATTTACGTCGGCGTTGCAGACAAGGACCAGAGCATCTACCAGAGCACGAATGGTGGTGTGACCTGGAGTGCAGTGGCTGGGCAACCGACTGGATTCTTGCCTCACCATGGCGAGCTGGACAGTGAAGGGAACCTTTACATCACCTACAGCGATGGGGCAGGTCCTTACGACGGAGGCAAAGGGGACGTCTGGACCTACAACCCCACCAAAAACGAATGGACCAACATCAGTCCGGTGCCTTCCAGCAACAAAGACCTGTACTTCGGATATGGTGGGCTGGCCCTGGACCGCCAGAAACCCGGCACCCTGATGGTGGCTGCCCTCAATTCATGGTGGCCGGACACGGTGCTGTTCCGCTCGACGGATTACGGCAAAACCTGGAGCCGCATCTGGGATTGGGGGGATTACCCCAACCTGAACACCCGTTTCAACATGGACAGCTCAGGTGCCCCCTGGCTCAACTTCGGACGGGAAACCCCCAACCTGCCCGAGCCTCTGGTCAAGGTGGGCTGGATGGTGAACGATCTGGAAATCGACCCCTTTGACTCCAACCGCATGATGTACGGGACGGGAGCCACGCTTTTTGGCACCAACAACCTCACCAACTGGGACAAGAACGAGAAAATCGACCTGAAAGTGATGGTACAGGGCATCGAGGAAACCGCGGTGCTGGATCTGGTCAGTCCGCCCACCGGAGCCCACCTGCACAGCGCTCTGGGCGACATTGCGGGCTTCCGTCACGATGACCTTGGAAAAGTGCCCCAGAAAATGGCCGCGCAACCCGTGGGAGGCAGCCAGACCAGTCTGGATTTCGCAGCCCAGAAACCCGAGCTGATGGTCCGGGTCGGCAACGGTGGCAGCCCCGAGAAAAGCTTTGCTTACAGCACAGATGGTGGCCTCAGTTGGACCATTGGAAAAACCGGACCTGCAGGCACCACCGGAGGGGGCAGCGTGGCCCTTTCTGCACAAGGGAACACAGTGCTCTGGGCACCCTCTGGCAACAACCCCAGAGTGTCTTACTCTACGGACAAAGGAGACAGTTGGACCCCCTCCAAAGGGCTTCCAGAGGGTGCAACCCGCATTGTCTCTGACCGCGTGAACGACAAAACTTTTTACGCTGTCGTAGACAACGGCCTCTACGTCAGCACCGATGGAGGCGTCACCTTCAGCCTGAAAGCCCAGAATGGCCTGCCCGCAGACCTGAAAGCCACCGACTTGCAAACCGTTCCCGACAAACAGGGTGACCTCTGGGTGGCTGCAGGGAAAGACGGGCTGTACCACTCTCTGGATGCAGGAAAAACCTTCCAGAAACTGAACGGCATCGATCTGGCCAATGTGATTGGCTTTGGCAAAGCTGCACCCAACCAGAGCCAGATGTCCATTTACCTGACCGGAAAAATCAAAGGACAGCAGGGCTTCTTCCGCTCGGACGATGGGGGCAAAAACTGGGTGCGCATCAACGATGACCTGCACCAGTTTGGATCGACCAACACCACCATCACCGGAGACCCCAGGGTGTACGGTCGGGTGTACATCGGGACCAACGGCTACGGCATTGTGTACGGCGACATCAAGTAG
- a CDS encoding DsbA family oxidoreductase: MRIARLQSSEVQFVCPYAWRGVELALLLRQDGHTFKLRHFSLVEGNHTDNTKELNWKITDQPLEDVATEGYMQYLTPSLRAFLAARAASQQGEEQAWAFTLALFRAHHQHKNPLDENTILQAASTAGLDLQQFQQALQDEAHLRSDLRQDLDLAREIGVFGTPTFVLPEGSAAYFRFENATPDLAAARVRWDLYQQVLANDAGMATIKRAKNRPARKIT, encoded by the coding sequence GTGAGAATCGCTCGACTTCAGTCGAGTGAGGTTCAATTTGTCTGCCCCTACGCATGGCGGGGCGTGGAACTGGCCCTGTTGCTTCGTCAGGATGGACACACCTTCAAACTCAGGCATTTTTCTCTGGTGGAAGGCAACCACACCGACAACACCAAGGAGCTGAACTGGAAGATCACCGATCAGCCTCTGGAAGATGTGGCCACAGAGGGATACATGCAGTACCTCACCCCGAGCCTGCGTGCATTTCTGGCCGCCCGGGCAGCTTCCCAGCAGGGAGAAGAACAAGCGTGGGCTTTTACTCTGGCCCTGTTCCGTGCCCACCACCAGCACAAAAACCCCCTCGATGAAAACACCATTCTGCAGGCAGCCAGCACCGCAGGTCTGGACTTGCAGCAATTTCAGCAAGCCCTGCAGGATGAAGCCCACCTGAGATCCGACCTCCGTCAGGACCTCGACCTTGCTCGAGAAATCGGGGTGTTTGGGACCCCCACTTTTGTGCTGCCAGAGGGCAGTGCTGCCTATTTCCGCTTTGAGAACGCCACACCGGATCTGGCTGCAGCTCGGGTGCGCTGGGACCTGTACCAGCAGGTACTTGCAAACGACGCAGGCATGGCCACCATCAAGCGGGCCAAAAACCGACCTGCACGCAAAATCACCTGA
- the tnpB gene encoding IS200/IS605 family element RNA-guided endonuclease TnpB yields MIRNKAFKVRLYPTAAQTELINRTLGSARFVYNHFLARRIAAYQENKKGLSYGQTSSELTLLKQAEETRWLSEVDKFALQNALKNLDTAYKNFFRAASKMGKKVGFPRFMKKRTGESYRTQFTNNNIQLAQNKLKLPKLGWVKTKGQPDIQGKILNATVRRVHENHYEASILCEVEIPHLPAAPKYAAGVDVGIKDFAVITDGQAFSHAKNPKYYRSTLRKLGKAQKTLSRRKRGSARYGKAKTKLAQIHKRIVNKRQDFLHKLTTALVREYEIIGTEHLKPDNMRKNRKLSLSISDAGWGEFIRQLEYKATWYGRRVSKISAYFPSSQMCHDCGFKNPATKNLAVRTWTCPNCGEFHDRDENAALNIRREALVAVGMPDTLNAHGDGVKPTSVGSGLRSENRSTSVE; encoded by the coding sequence ATGATCAGGAATAAGGCTTTCAAAGTCAGGCTGTATCCCACTGCAGCTCAGACCGAACTGATAAATCGCACACTGGGCAGCGCAAGGTTCGTCTACAACCATTTTCTTGCCCGTCGCATCGCGGCTTATCAGGAGAACAAAAAAGGGTTGAGCTACGGACAAACCAGCAGTGAGCTGACCCTTCTGAAGCAAGCTGAGGAAACCCGCTGGCTTTCGGAAGTGGACAAGTTCGCCTTGCAAAATGCCCTGAAAAACCTTGACACCGCGTACAAGAACTTCTTTCGTGCTGCATCGAAGATGGGCAAGAAAGTGGGTTTTCCGCGCTTCATGAAGAAACGCACAGGTGAGTCTTACCGCACCCAGTTCACCAACAACAACATTCAGCTTGCACAAAACAAGCTCAAACTTCCCAAACTGGGCTGGGTCAAAACCAAAGGACAACCGGACATTCAGGGAAAAATCTTGAATGCCACTGTGCGTCGCGTTCACGAGAACCATTACGAAGCGTCCATCCTCTGTGAAGTTGAAATTCCCCATTTGCCTGCGGCCCCCAAATACGCAGCAGGTGTAGATGTTGGCATCAAGGATTTTGCCGTCATCACCGATGGTCAGGCGTTCAGCCATGCAAAAAACCCGAAATACTACCGCTCCACCTTGAGAAAACTTGGCAAAGCACAAAAAACCCTGTCCAGACGCAAAAGGGGCAGCGCACGTTATGGGAAAGCGAAAACCAAGCTGGCTCAGATTCACAAGCGCATCGTCAACAAGCGTCAGGACTTCCTTCACAAGCTCACCACCGCTCTGGTGCGTGAATATGAAATCATCGGCACGGAACACCTCAAACCTGACAACATGCGAAAAAACCGCAAACTGTCGTTGAGCATCAGCGACGCGGGATGGGGTGAGTTCATTCGGCAGTTGGAGTACAAGGCAACGTGGTACGGGCGACGGGTGTCTAAAATCAGTGCTTACTTTCCATCGAGCCAGATGTGTCACGACTGCGGGTTCAAGAATCCTGCAACGAAAAACCTTGCCGTCCGTACATGGACTTGCCCGAATTGCGGGGAGTTTCATGACCGTGACGAGAACGCTGCGCTGAACATTCGGCGTGAAGCGTTGGTGGCTGTCGGAATGCCAGACACCTTAAACGCTCATGGAGATGGTGTAAAACCTACTTCGGTGGGTAGCGGTCTACGAAGTGAGAATCGCTCGACTTCAGTCGAGTGA
- the tnpA gene encoding IS200/IS605 family transposase, with product MKKGRGYVYQLEYHLIWCVKYRHQVLTDEVADGLKDILRDIAAQNGLDVVRLEVMPDHVHLLLGATPQHTIPDFVKALKGASARRMFAAYPQLKQKLWGGNLWNPSYCILTVSEHTPAQIQKYIESQHDQE from the coding sequence ATGAAAAAAGGTCGGGGCTACGTCTACCAGCTTGAATACCACCTCATCTGGTGTGTGAAATACCGTCATCAGGTTCTGACAGATGAAGTGGCAGATGGGCTGAAAGACATTCTGCGTGACATTGCCGCCCAGAATGGTCTGGATGTTGTTCGGCTGGAAGTCATGCCAGACCATGTTCATCTCCTGCTTGGTGCAACCCCACAACACACCATCCCCGACTTCGTCAAAGCCCTGAAGGGTGCGTCGGCACGTCGGATGTTTGCAGCTTACCCGCAGTTAAAGCAAAAGCTATGGGGTGGCAATCTCTGGAATCCGTCTTATTGCATTTTGACTGTTTCCGAGCATACCCCTGCTCAAATTCAGAAATACATCGAGAGCCAGCATGATCAGGAATAA